One segment of Panthera leo isolate Ple1 chromosome A3, P.leo_Ple1_pat1.1, whole genome shotgun sequence DNA contains the following:
- the ALLC gene encoding probable allantoicase isoform X2, whose product MDGWETRRKRIPGHDWCIIKLGIQGIIRGFDVDISYFMGDYAPRISIQAANLEGDKAPEMPQRGVRTGAAATPAEFEAVAKLGSNDWNYLVPMTELKPGKPASSHNYFLVDSQQRWTHVRLNIFPDGGIARLRVYGCGQKDWTATDPKEPFDLVAIAHGGACVGFSNAHFGHPNNMIGVGKARSMADGWETARRPDRPPVLENDENGSLLVPGCEWAVFRLAHPGVITQIEIDTTYFKGNSPDSCKLDGCILTTQEEEDMIKQKWELPGHKWKPLLPVTKLSADKSHLFDSLTLELQDVITHVRFTIAPDGGVSRLRLNGFPSSLCLLRPREKPMMRFSVKAGFRANL is encoded by the exons atggatggatgggagacCAGAAGGAAAAGGATTCCAG GTCACGACTGGTGCATCATCAAGCTGGGGATACAAGGGATTATCCGGGGCTTCGATGTGGACATTTCCTACTTCATGGGAGATTACGCTCCTCGGATATCAATCCAAGCAGCAAACTTGGAAGGAG ATAAAGCACCAGAAATGCCACAGAGAGGAGTCAGGACAGGGGCCGCGGCCACCCCGGCGGAGTTTGAGGCTGTTGCTAAG CTGGGGTCCAACGACTGGAATTACTTGGTTCCCATGACAGAGCTTAAACCAGGAAAGCCTGCTTCCAGCCACAATTATTTTCTTGTCGACTCCCAGCAGAGGTGGACTCACGTAAGACTCAACATTTTCCCGG ACGGTGGGATTGCACGTCTTAGAGTGTATGGTTGTGGACAGAAGGACTGGACCGCAACTGATCCCAAGGAACCGTTTGACCTCGTAGCCATCGCTCACGGGGGCGCCTGTGTAGGATTCAGCAACGCACACTTTGGGCATCCAAACAATATGATAG GAGTCGGCAAGGCTAGGTCTATGGCTGATGGCTGGGAGACCGCAAGGAGGCCGGACAGGCCACCGGTGTTAGAG AATGACGAGAACGGTAGTCTCCTTGTTCCGGGTTGTGAATGGGCAGTCTTCCGGCTGGCACATCCTGGCGTGATCACTCAAATTGAAATCGATACGACATATTTTAAAG GCAATTCGCCCGACAGCTGTAAGCTGGACGGCTGCATCCTGACGACTCAGGAGGAGGAAGACATGATCAAGCAGAAGTGGGAGCTTCCGGGCCATAAGTGGAAACCGCTGCTTCCCGTCACGAAG CTGTCCGCCGACAAAAGTCACTTGTTCGACAGCCTGACCCTGGAGCTCCAGGACGTCATCACGCACGTGAGATTCACCATCGCCCCGGACGGGGGCGTGAGCCGCCTGCGCCTCAACGGCTtccccagctccctctgcctcctgcgcCCCCGGGAGAAGCCCATGATGAGGTTCTCCGTGAAGGCAGGCTTCCGGGCCAACCTGTGA
- the ALLC gene encoding probable allantoicase isoform X1 — protein MADSPREGKPARSLDFTRLVDMASESVGGEILFATDDFFAPAENLIKSKSPSFREDEYTEFGKWMDGWETRRKRIPGHDWCIIKLGIQGIIRGFDVDISYFMGDYAPRISIQAANLEGDKAPEMPQRGVRTGAAATPAEFEAVAKLGSNDWNYLVPMTELKPGKPASSHNYFLVDSQQRWTHVRLNIFPDGGIARLRVYGCGQKDWTATDPKEPFDLVAIAHGGACVGFSNAHFGHPNNMIGVGKARSMADGWETARRPDRPPVLENDENGSLLVPGCEWAVFRLAHPGVITQIEIDTTYFKGNSPDSCKLDGCILTTQEEEDMIKQKWELPGHKWKPLLPVTKLSADKSHLFDSLTLELQDVITHVRFTIAPDGGVSRLRLNGFPSSLCLLRPREKPMMRFSVKAGFRANL, from the exons ATGGCCGACTCTCCCAGGGAGGGAAAACCGGCCAGGTCTCTGGACTTCACCCGGCTGGTTGACATGGCCTCTGAGTCCGTAGGAGGAGAG ATTTTATTTGCAACGGATGATTTTTTTGCTCCTGCGGAAAACCTCATAAAG AGTAAAAGCCCAAGCTTCAGAGAAGACGAATACACGGAGTTCGggaagtggatggatggatgggagacCAGAAGGAAAAGGATTCCAG GTCACGACTGGTGCATCATCAAGCTGGGGATACAAGGGATTATCCGGGGCTTCGATGTGGACATTTCCTACTTCATGGGAGATTACGCTCCTCGGATATCAATCCAAGCAGCAAACTTGGAAGGAG ATAAAGCACCAGAAATGCCACAGAGAGGAGTCAGGACAGGGGCCGCGGCCACCCCGGCGGAGTTTGAGGCTGTTGCTAAG CTGGGGTCCAACGACTGGAATTACTTGGTTCCCATGACAGAGCTTAAACCAGGAAAGCCTGCTTCCAGCCACAATTATTTTCTTGTCGACTCCCAGCAGAGGTGGACTCACGTAAGACTCAACATTTTCCCGG ACGGTGGGATTGCACGTCTTAGAGTGTATGGTTGTGGACAGAAGGACTGGACCGCAACTGATCCCAAGGAACCGTTTGACCTCGTAGCCATCGCTCACGGGGGCGCCTGTGTAGGATTCAGCAACGCACACTTTGGGCATCCAAACAATATGATAG GAGTCGGCAAGGCTAGGTCTATGGCTGATGGCTGGGAGACCGCAAGGAGGCCGGACAGGCCACCGGTGTTAGAG AATGACGAGAACGGTAGTCTCCTTGTTCCGGGTTGTGAATGGGCAGTCTTCCGGCTGGCACATCCTGGCGTGATCACTCAAATTGAAATCGATACGACATATTTTAAAG GCAATTCGCCCGACAGCTGTAAGCTGGACGGCTGCATCCTGACGACTCAGGAGGAGGAAGACATGATCAAGCAGAAGTGGGAGCTTCCGGGCCATAAGTGGAAACCGCTGCTTCCCGTCACGAAG CTGTCCGCCGACAAAAGTCACTTGTTCGACAGCCTGACCCTGGAGCTCCAGGACGTCATCACGCACGTGAGATTCACCATCGCCCCGGACGGGGGCGTGAGCCGCCTGCGCCTCAACGGCTtccccagctccctctgcctcctgcgcCCCCGGGAGAAGCCCATGATGAGGTTCTCCGTGAAGGCAGGCTTCCGGGCCAACCTGTGA